A genomic region of Nitrospirota bacterium contains the following coding sequences:
- a CDS encoding M48 family metallopeptidase encodes MQTTAYLILAAYVLIQSADYWLDYINIRYMKEKGLAIPPGFEGYIDEALLKKSHAYTIEHNTIGLVESVISNIITLVFIYGGLLALYSSWISSLSAFFIIQGILFFLILSYAGSLLSIPFSLYNTFKIENRYGFNTMTVKLWITDLIKSTLISTVLMGIVLVCGLWIIQKSPELWWLYVWSFFFVFSIFMMYISPYVIEPLFNKFTPLEGDTLEERIKAMMQKTGIRISRVFKIDASKRSHHTNAYFTGIGKTKRIVLYDTLLNKMDEDEVLAVLAHEGGHWKKKHVLKMLVVFETLSLAGAYIAFRVLKAGILAEIFGIKGNTFFAELVILSFVFSIVSFPFTPLFSAFSRKHEREADRFAVEIAPKPDALATSLIKLSKDNLSNLHPHPLYAAFYYSHPPVVERVKKIHEMARERS; translated from the coding sequence ATGCAGACAACCGCGTATCTCATTCTTGCTGCCTATGTCCTGATCCAGTCTGCGGACTATTGGCTTGACTATATCAATATCAGATATATGAAAGAGAAAGGCCTTGCGATACCCCCCGGTTTTGAGGGATATATTGACGAGGCGCTGTTGAAGAAGTCCCATGCGTACACGATCGAGCATAACACCATCGGCCTTGTCGAATCCGTGATCAGCAACATCATCACCCTTGTCTTTATCTATGGAGGTCTGCTTGCGCTGTACTCCTCATGGATATCCTCTCTTTCCGCTTTCTTCATTATCCAGGGCATACTCTTTTTTCTGATTCTGAGTTATGCCGGCTCCCTGCTCTCGATCCCCTTCAGCCTGTACAACACGTTTAAAATAGAGAACAGATACGGCTTTAACACCATGACCGTGAAGCTTTGGATCACGGACCTTATCAAGTCAACGCTCATCTCGACCGTGCTTATGGGCATTGTTCTGGTCTGCGGGCTCTGGATCATACAGAAGAGCCCTGAGCTCTGGTGGCTTTATGTCTGGTCCTTCTTTTTTGTCTTCAGCATATTCATGATGTATATCTCTCCGTATGTGATCGAACCGCTCTTCAATAAATTCACCCCGCTTGAGGGCGATACCCTCGAGGAGAGGATAAAGGCGATGATGCAGAAGACCGGCATCAGGATCAGCCGCGTCTTTAAGATCGATGCCTCAAAGCGCAGCCATCACACGAACGCGTATTTCACCGGCATCGGCAAGACAAAAAGGATCGTTTTGTACGACACGCTCCTGAACAAGATGGATGAGGACGAGGTCCTTGCAGTGCTGGCCCATGAAGGGGGACACTGGAAGAAAAAGCATGTGCTGAAGATGCTTGTTGTCTTCGAAACGCTTTCCTTGGCTGGTGCGTATATTGCCTTCAGGGTTCTTAAGGCAGGTATTCTTGCGGAGATATTCGGCATCAAAGGGAACACTTTTTTTGCTGAACTGGTGATCCTTAGCTTTGTCTTTAGTATTGTCTCTTTTCCCTTTACGCCATTATTTAGCGCGTTTTCCCGTAAACATGAGCGCGAGGCTGACAGGTTTGCAGTTGAGATTGCGCCAAAGCCGGATGCTCTTGCCACATCTCTGATCAAACTCTCGAAGGACAATCTCTCGAATCTCCATCCCCATCCGTTATACGCTGCATTTTACTATTCTCATCCTCCGGTTGTCGAAAGGGTGAAGAAGATCCATGAAATGGCAAGGGAAAGATCGTAA
- the glgP gene encoding alpha-glucan family phosphorylase, giving the protein MPVTTFRVIPKIPESIEKLRTLAYNLNWSWDYEAVALIRRMDHDLWEEADHNPVKILGMISQERLDELSKDDGFLAHYRRVTEKFERYMLEPKWYDRHFGKKDAIISYFSLEFGITEALPIYSGGLGILAGDHLKSASDLGIPLIGVGLLYQCGYFRQHLNYDGWQAESYPINDFYNMAVEEVKDQAGNNLVVSIDLSGRKVYAKAWLVNVGRVRLFLLDTNIPLNIGPDHDITDELYGGDNEKRIQQEMVLGIGGIRMLKQLGIMPAVCHMNEGHSAFLGLERIRTLMQEQKMSFKQAIEVVRAGGVFTTHTPVPAGIDVFPSDLMKKYFFDYAKELGISWDDFLALGSDSYDNRHNGFSMAALAFHLSERSNGVSKLHGHVSRNIFRYIWPGLPQEEIPITSITNGIHHRSWISHDVESLYYRYMGEHWIQEPQNMNKKEHVDEIPDEELWRTHERRRERLVSFARKKLKKQLIRRGAPITEIKTAEEVLDPEILTIGFARRFATYKRADLILRHPDRLARILNNENTPVQIIFSGKAHPKDTPGKELIRELVHLSQREEFRKRIVFLEDYDIAIARYLVQGVDVWLNTPRRLYEASGTSGMKAAVNGVLNMSILDGWWDEAFKPGIGWAIGKVDEYSDINYQYDIEANAIYDLLEKEVIPLFYTRTDKLPRGWIHYMKESIRSLYPVFNTNRMVIEYTEKCYNRAESRFGLITENNFENAKALAGFKDNIAGKWSKIKIEDIRSDAEEKVMIGNCLTVLATVNLGEIAPDHVDVQVFHGLVNNTGMITDGVSDSLKDIRKLGDGKYEFSGCINCTLSGMQGFSIRILPKNDLLENPFVPGLIKWAV; this is encoded by the coding sequence ATACCCGTAACGACCTTCCGAGTCATTCCAAAGATTCCTGAGAGTATTGAGAAGCTGAGAACGCTTGCCTACAATCTCAACTGGAGCTGGGATTATGAGGCAGTGGCTCTGATCAGGAGAATGGATCATGACCTATGGGAGGAAGCTGACCACAACCCGGTCAAGATCCTCGGCATGATAAGTCAGGAGCGGCTCGATGAGCTGTCGAAAGATGATGGATTCCTTGCCCATTATCGCAGAGTAACGGAAAAATTTGAGCGGTACATGCTGGAGCCAAAATGGTATGACAGACATTTTGGGAAAAAGGATGCGATTATTTCTTACTTCTCGCTTGAGTTTGGCATTACAGAGGCGTTGCCGATCTATTCTGGCGGACTCGGGATCCTTGCTGGTGATCACCTGAAATCGGCATCTGATCTCGGCATTCCCCTCATCGGTGTCGGACTCCTGTATCAGTGCGGATATTTCAGACAGCACCTGAACTATGACGGTTGGCAGGCTGAAAGCTATCCGATCAATGATTTCTACAATATGGCTGTCGAAGAGGTGAAAGATCAGGCTGGCAATAATCTCGTCGTATCCATTGACCTCTCAGGCAGAAAGGTGTATGCAAAAGCATGGCTTGTGAATGTGGGCCGTGTAAGGCTTTTTCTTCTCGATACCAACATCCCGCTGAATATAGGACCGGATCATGACATCACTGACGAGCTGTATGGAGGCGACAACGAAAAGAGGATCCAGCAGGAGATGGTGCTTGGTATCGGCGGCATCCGGATGCTCAAACAGCTTGGCATAATGCCGGCAGTCTGTCATATGAATGAGGGTCATTCAGCTTTTCTGGGACTCGAGCGCATCAGGACTCTGATGCAGGAACAGAAGATGTCCTTTAAGCAGGCAATAGAGGTTGTGCGGGCCGGTGGCGTATTTACCACTCATACACCTGTGCCGGCCGGCATCGATGTGTTCCCTTCGGACCTTATGAAAAAATATTTCTTCGACTATGCGAAGGAACTGGGCATCAGCTGGGATGATTTCCTGGCCCTGGGTTCAGACAGTTACGATAACCGGCATAACGGCTTTTCGATGGCAGCGCTGGCATTCCATCTTTCTGAGCGGTCCAACGGCGTAAGTAAACTCCATGGACATGTCTCAAGGAATATCTTCAGATATATATGGCCGGGATTACCCCAGGAAGAGATTCCGATTACATCGATCACGAATGGCATTCACCACAGATCCTGGATATCTCATGATGTTGAGTCGCTGTACTATCGGTATATGGGAGAGCATTGGATCCAGGAGCCTCAGAACATGAACAAAAAGGAGCATGTTGATGAGATACCGGACGAGGAACTCTGGAGGACTCATGAGAGAAGAAGGGAGAGACTGGTATCTTTTGCACGGAAGAAGTTGAAAAAGCAGCTCATCAGACGCGGCGCACCGATCACCGAGATCAAGACGGCCGAAGAGGTCCTCGATCCGGAGATACTTACCATCGGGTTTGCCAGAAGATTTGCCACCTATAAAAGAGCTGACCTTATACTGCGCCACCCCGACAGACTTGCCCGTATATTAAATAATGAGAACACGCCCGTGCAGATCATCTTTTCCGGCAAGGCACATCCCAAGGACACTCCAGGCAAGGAACTTATCCGTGAGCTTGTACATCTGTCCCAGCGGGAGGAGTTCAGAAAGCGCATTGTGTTTCTCGAGGACTACGACATTGCGATTGCTCGCTATCTCGTGCAGGGCGTTGATGTCTGGCTCAACACGCCGCGCAGGCTCTATGAGGCGTCAGGCACCAGCGGTATGAAGGCCGCAGTCAATGGAGTCCTGAATATGAGTATTCTTGACGGCTGGTGGGATGAAGCGTTCAAGCCGGGCATCGGTTGGGCGATCGGCAAGGTCGATGAATACTCTGATATCAACTACCAGTATGATATTGAGGCCAATGCCATCTATGACCTCCTTGAAAAGGAGGTCATCCCGCTTTTCTATACCAGAACAGATAAATTGCCGCGCGGGTGGATACATTATATGAAGGAATCGATCAGGAGTCTTTACCCTGTTTTTAATACCAATAGAATGGTTATTGAGTACACCGAGAAATGTTACAACAGGGCAGAGAGCCGCTTCGGACTAATCACAGAAAATAACTTTGAGAATGCAAAGGCACTTGCCGGGTTCAAGGACAACATAGCCGGGAAATGGTCGAAAATCAAGATCGAGGACATACGTTCGGATGCCGAAGAAAAGGTGATGATCGGAAATTGCCTAACGGTGCTTGCAACCGTAAACCTCGGAGAAATTGCCCCTGATCATGTTGATGTGCAGGTCTTTCATGGGCTTGTCAATAACACCGGCATGATCACTGACGGAGTCTCAGACAGCCTTAAAGATATCAGGAAGCTGGGCGACGGGAAATACGAGTTCTCCGGCTGTATTAATTGTACGCTAAGCGGCATGCAGGGGTTTTCGATAAGGATCTTGCCGAAAAACGATCTCCTTGAGAACCCCTTTGTGCCCGGCCTGATTAAATGGGCAGTTTAA
- a CDS encoding Smr/MutS family protein, translated as MEEENIAEFGPVEIPISGVLDLHSFHPGEVKDLLPDYLHECWMKGIFEVRVIHGKGTGALRETVHAILKRMPLVASFKLADETAGSWGATLVSLKSDPFY; from the coding sequence ATGGAAGAAGAAAATATCGCAGAGTTTGGACCCGTTGAGATCCCGATCTCCGGAGTTCTTGATCTCCACTCATTTCATCCTGGTGAGGTAAAAGACCTGCTTCCTGACTACCTGCATGAATGCTGGATGAAGGGAATCTTTGAGGTGCGGGTCATACACGGCAAGGGCACTGGTGCGCTGCGTGAAACCGTGCATGCCATACTAAAAAGAATGCCATTGGTCGCATCATTTAAGCTCGCTGACGAAACTGCAGGCTCATGGGGTGCGACACTCGTCAGCTTGAAGTCAGATCCGTTTTATTGA
- a CDS encoding PLP-dependent aminotransferase family protein, with translation MGNIFADRISDVPRSFIREILKLAVDESVISFAGGLPNRDLFPLEEIKKATNKLLEASGKDVLQYSSSEGFIELREWIADRYRSKQIHVHPDHILITSGSQQGMDLLGKTLLNDGDNVIIEEPGYLGAIQAFSIYKSTFHPVPVNEEGIELDPFHEIVSNHYVKMFYCVPNFQNPSGISYSEENRKGVTHILKGKRTILVEDDPYGELRFLGKEKPSFYQLMPENTVLLGSFSKTVVPSFRIGWIVANNEIMEKLVIAKQASDLHTNYFGQRIIHQYLKDNDIDEHISRIRHAYGKQRDAMVGAIQEYFPAEIAYTHPEGGMFLWVTLPLGMSAMQVFKEAVRQKVAFVPGDPFYVNRKDVTTLRLNYSSVDEETIRIGINRLGNVLKTMIAAK, from the coding sequence GTGGGCAATATATTCGCAGACAGAATCTCTGATGTGCCGAGGTCCTTTATCAGGGAAATCCTGAAACTGGCTGTGGACGAGTCTGTCATTTCTTTTGCCGGCGGCCTGCCAAACCGCGATCTGTTTCCTCTTGAAGAAATAAAGAAAGCAACAAACAAGCTCCTGGAAGCCTCAGGCAAGGACGTTCTGCAGTACAGTTCTTCTGAGGGTTTTATCGAACTGAGAGAGTGGATCGCAGACCGGTACCGGTCAAAACAGATCCATGTTCATCCTGATCATATCCTCATCACCTCAGGTTCGCAGCAGGGCATGGACCTCCTCGGCAAGACACTCCTGAACGACGGGGACAATGTCATTATTGAAGAACCCGGGTACCTCGGCGCGATCCAGGCATTTTCGATCTACAAATCAACCTTTCACCCGGTGCCGGTGAATGAAGAAGGAATAGAGCTCGATCCATTTCATGAGATTGTATCGAACCATTATGTAAAAATGTTCTACTGCGTGCCGAACTTTCAGAACCCTTCAGGCATAAGCTATTCTGAAGAGAATCGAAAAGGTGTCACGCATATACTCAAGGGCAAACGGACGATCCTTGTTGAAGATGACCCTTATGGAGAACTGCGTTTCCTCGGGAAAGAGAAACCATCGTTCTATCAGCTCATGCCCGAAAATACGGTGCTCCTCGGCTCATTTTCGAAGACGGTGGTCCCGTCCTTCCGCATAGGATGGATCGTTGCAAACAATGAGATCATGGAAAAACTGGTGATCGCCAAGCAGGCCTCTGACCTGCATACCAACTATTTTGGTCAGCGGATCATTCACCAGTATCTGAAGGACAATGATATAGACGAACATATCAGCAGGATCAGGCATGCGTATGGAAAGCAGAGGGACGCCATGGTAGGGGCGATACAGGAATATTTTCCGGCTGAGATCGCCTATACCCATCCGGAGGGAGGCATGTTCCTCTGGGTCACGCTTCCCCTGGGCATGTCTGCGATGCAGGTCTTCAAAGAAGCGGTCAGACAGAAGGTGGCCTTTGTACCGGGAGATCCCTTTTATGTAAACAGGAAGGACGTCACCACCCTCCGCCTCAACTACTCAAGCGTTGATGAGGAGACGATCAGGATTGGCATCAACCGCCTCGGCAATGTGCTGAAGACCATGATCGCTGCAAAGTAG
- a CDS encoding twin-arginine translocation signal domain-containing protein has product MDVDSGLNRRDFLKYAAATGVLVAAGEALNPGAMAEAATGFTEVDKLTIWILADNYYDTNEPESNNITKRYRSVAGKSMSAQHGLSYYIETVVGGKTSSCMFDFGLDPASVLNNIALLGLDIGKTNAFSLSHGHYDHYTGAISILKQNQSKIAAGTPFYVGEEAFARRYTLRPGATEPTDIGQLSKEDLEALGVKVVETKTPTQIIPGAYVSGKIERITSYEKVPASQQVKRGDKIESDIFPGEQAVFFNVKGKGLVVLSGCSHCGIVNTVKHAQKVSATEKVHAIMGGFHLIVAKPELIQSTVADIKAMKPDHIVGTHCTGFRAMMALSKEMPDAFTINTSGTKYTFGA; this is encoded by the coding sequence ATGGATGTTGACAGTGGATTAAACCGAAGGGATTTTCTGAAGTACGCAGCAGCGACAGGAGTTCTGGTTGCTGCCGGCGAGGCATTGAACCCCGGCGCAATGGCAGAGGCTGCCACAGGTTTCACCGAAGTAGATAAATTGACAATCTGGATCCTGGCAGACAACTATTATGACACGAATGAGCCGGAGAGCAACAATATCACAAAGCGCTACCGCTCAGTGGCTGGGAAATCGATGAGCGCGCAACACGGCCTTTCCTATTATATCGAGACGGTTGTCGGCGGGAAGACAAGCTCCTGTATGTTCGATTTCGGACTTGACCCCGCAAGCGTGCTGAACAATATTGCATTGCTGGGGCTTGATATTGGAAAGACAAACGCCTTCAGCCTGAGCCACGGCCATTACGACCACTATACAGGCGCGATCAGTATCCTCAAGCAGAACCAGTCCAAGATTGCTGCGGGAACGCCATTTTATGTGGGCGAGGAGGCCTTTGCCCGGAGATACACGCTGCGCCCCGGAGCAACAGAACCTACAGACATCGGGCAGCTGAGCAAAGAAGATCTCGAAGCCCTGGGAGTAAAGGTTGTGGAGACAAAAACCCCGACTCAAATCATTCCCGGCGCATACGTCAGCGGAAAAATAGAGAGGATCACGAGCTATGAGAAAGTGCCTGCGTCTCAGCAAGTGAAGCGCGGCGACAAGATCGAATCCGATATTTTTCCGGGTGAGCAGGCTGTTTTCTTTAACGTAAAGGGGAAAGGCCTGGTCGTTCTTTCCGGGTGTTCGCATTGCGGAATCGTTAACACAGTCAAACATGCGCAGAAGGTCTCCGCAACGGAGAAGGTACACGCGATAATGGGAGGGTTCCATCTTATTGTTGCGAAACCTGAACTTATTCAGAGCACTGTTGCGGATATCAAGGCAATGAAGCCCGACCATATCGTGGGGACCCACTGTACAGGGTTCAGGGCGATGATGGCTTTGAGCAAAGAAATGCCCGACGCTTTCACCATCAATACCTCGGGAACAAAATATACCTTTGGTGCATAG
- the msrB gene encoding peptide-methionine (R)-S-oxide reductase MsrB, producing MKATATISMLLLLLAGSVIMTSAETNKTTAITLEKATLAGGCFWCMEPPFEKLSGVKDVVSGYTGGHKKSPTYEEVSSGKTGHLESIEVTYDPSVVAYEKILEVFWRNIDPTDPAGQFVDRGGQYRSAIFYHTDEQRKIAEASKQKLARSGIFSKPIVTEILPATTFYRAEEYHQDYYKKSAIKYKFYRYNSGRDQFLEKTWKGKAEIPTATQQVKTFVKPSKEELKKKLTPMQYKVTQEEGTEPAFNNEYANNKRVGIYVDIVSGEPLFSSIDKYDSGTGWPSFTRPLDPSNIVEKTDRSWFTTRTEVRSKQGDSHLGHVFNDGPKPTGLRYCMNSAALRFIPKEDLEKEGYGQYKKLFEK from the coding sequence ATGAAAGCAACTGCAACGATATCAATGTTACTACTATTGCTGGCCGGGAGCGTTATCATGACAAGTGCCGAGACAAACAAGACTACTGCAATAACCCTGGAAAAAGCGACTTTGGCCGGAGGCTGTTTCTGGTGTATGGAACCGCCATTTGAAAAACTCTCGGGAGTCAAAGATGTTGTCTCGGGCTATACCGGGGGGCATAAGAAAAGCCCCACCTATGAAGAGGTATCTTCGGGCAAGACCGGCCATCTGGAATCGATTGAGGTAACCTATGATCCTTCGGTCGTGGCGTATGAAAAGATCCTTGAGGTTTTCTGGAGGAATATTGATCCGACAGACCCCGCCGGTCAGTTTGTAGACAGAGGCGGCCAATATCGGTCTGCGATCTTCTATCATACGGACGAGCAGAGAAAGATAGCAGAAGCATCAAAACAAAAACTTGCCAGATCAGGCATATTCAGCAAGCCCATTGTTACGGAGATCCTGCCTGCGACAACATTTTATCGTGCAGAGGAATATCATCAGGACTATTATAAGAAGAGCGCCATCAAATATAAATTCTACCGTTATAATTCTGGGAGAGACCAGTTTCTTGAAAAGACATGGAAGGGAAAGGCTGAGATACCGACAGCGACGCAGCAAGTGAAAACCTTTGTGAAGCCATCAAAAGAGGAATTGAAAAAAAAGCTGACCCCGATGCAGTACAAGGTGACTCAGGAGGAAGGAACGGAACCAGCTTTCAATAACGAATATGCAAACAACAAAAGAGTGGGCATCTATGTTGATATTGTCTCGGGCGAGCCGCTTTTCAGCTCAATTGACAAGTATGATTCAGGGACCGGCTGGCCCAGCTTTACCCGGCCACTTGATCCATCGAATATCGTTGAGAAGACGGATAGAAGCTGGTTTACGACACGGACAGAGGTGAGGTCCAAACAGGGTGATTCGCATCTCGGCCATGTTTTTAACGACGGCCCCAAACCGACCGGCCTCAGATATTGCATGAACTCGGCTGCTCTCCGCTTTATCCCAAAGGAAGATCTTGAAAAAGAAGGCTACGGGCAGTACAAGAAGCTCTTTGAGAAATAG
- a CDS encoding ABC transporter permease subunit (The N-terminal region of this protein, as described by TIGR01726, is a three transmembrane segment that identifies a subfamily of ABC transporter permease subunits, which specificities that include histidine, arginine, glutamine, glutamate, L-cystine (sic), the opines (in Agrobacterium) octopine and nopaline, etc.): MNVRSYIRILSLLLGLGLLLYWAVPSQSKPAALDEIKKRGYLLWGSDAEGGAPYIFPDPRDPSKLIGFEVDIADAIARELGVKAKQSQNAWDSLVPGLQRGDYDIAMNGIEITPQREQEVLFSVPYYIYTEQLVVRKEETAIQTMDDLKGRKVGTLSGTVAQDILTKIGSVDVKIYPGQVEPYEDLAIGRIDAVLLDLPIAAYYGKPNPKLKYAGAPMGEGFYAIAVRKGDADLQKAINDILAKLLTSGELKKIYEKWDLWNATQEKLYKNLQDSSGSSGLEESKKAPVHTFFPMLLKGAGLTIFISATAMALAICLGLLLTVVRLYSRPPFSNLATAYIEVYRGTPLLIQLYILYYGLPNIGISLSPFAAAFLGLGMNYAAYEAELYRAGISAIPKGQMEAALSLGMTQGMALQRVILPQAFRIALPGVTNDFIALFKDSSLVSIIAMVELTKTYTILAASTLRFFELGLIVAVLYFAMSYPLSLFARSLEEKLKGKRR; this comes from the coding sequence ATGAATGTGAGGAGTTATATCAGAATACTATCTTTGCTCCTGGGTCTTGGGCTGCTGCTTTATTGGGCTGTGCCGTCCCAGTCAAAGCCGGCTGCTCTCGATGAGATAAAAAAGCGCGGGTACCTGCTCTGGGGCTCTGATGCAGAAGGCGGCGCTCCTTATATCTTCCCTGACCCCAGGGACCCTTCAAAACTGATCGGATTTGAGGTCGATATTGCCGATGCCATTGCCCGTGAGTTGGGCGTAAAGGCAAAGCAGTCCCAGAATGCATGGGACAGTCTTGTCCCCGGTCTGCAGAGGGGCGATTATGATATTGCGATGAACGGCATCGAGATCACGCCCCAGAGAGAGCAGGAAGTGCTCTTCTCGGTCCCCTACTATATCTATACTGAGCAGCTCGTTGTCAGAAAGGAAGAGACAGCCATCCAGACCATGGATGATCTGAAGGGCAGGAAGGTCGGGACCCTTTCAGGCACGGTTGCGCAGGATATCCTGACAAAGATCGGCAGCGTTGACGTAAAGATCTATCCCGGTCAGGTCGAGCCGTACGAGGACCTTGCGATCGGCAGGATCGATGCGGTGCTTCTTGACCTTCCGATCGCTGCGTACTATGGCAAGCCGAATCCGAAACTGAAATATGCCGGAGCGCCAATGGGCGAGGGGTTTTATGCCATTGCCGTGCGCAAGGGCGATGCTGATCTCCAGAAGGCCATCAATGATATCCTCGCAAAACTCCTCACATCTGGTGAACTTAAAAAGATATACGAAAAGTGGGACCTCTGGAACGCGACGCAGGAAAAACTGTATAAGAACCTGCAGGATTCATCAGGCAGCAGCGGACTTGAGGAGAGCAAGAAGGCACCGGTCCATACCTTCTTCCCCATGCTTCTGAAGGGAGCCGGTCTTACGATTTTCATCTCGGCAACAGCCATGGCACTGGCGATATGCCTTGGGCTTCTGCTGACGGTTGTGAGACTGTACAGCAGGCCGCCCTTCAGCAATCTCGCTACTGCGTATATTGAGGTCTATCGCGGAACGCCGCTCCTTATCCAGCTGTATATCCTCTATTACGGGTTGCCGAATATCGGCATTTCCCTCAGTCCTTTTGCTGCCGCATTCCTTGGGCTCGGCATGAACTATGCCGCATATGAGGCGGAGCTGTACAGGGCAGGTATCAGTGCAATTCCAAAAGGACAGATGGAGGCAGCGCTGTCGCTCGGCATGACGCAGGGCATGGCCTTGCAGAGGGTCATACTGCCCCAGGCCTTCAGGATAGCACTGCCGGGTGTGACGAACGATTTTATTGCGCTTTTTAAAGACTCTTCTTTGGTCTCTATCATTGCGATGGTCGAGCTCACGAAGACCTATACCATACTTGCTGCATCGACCCTAAGATTCTTTGAACTCGGGTTGATCGTTGCCGTCCTTTATTTTGCGATGAGCTATCCGCTTTCCCTTTTTGCGCGCAGTCTTGAAGAGAAGCTGAAGGGGAAACGCAGATGA
- a CDS encoding HEAT repeat domain-containing protein encodes MNMNELISSLKKGSGLERAKAAEALGKTKDRRAAKPLVEALRDGNAAVRNNAAFALGMIGASEAVPEIKPLLKDPEEWVRKSVAKTLGILRAYGAVDELVAALSDPSYMVRKNVARSLGQIGGETAEKALENAVSDPDLIVAHTAKEALEKLQKA; translated from the coding sequence ATGAATATGAATGAACTCATTTCCTCTCTCAAAAAAGGATCCGGCCTGGAACGTGCAAAGGCAGCTGAAGCCCTGGGAAAGACAAAGGACAGAAGGGCGGCAAAACCGCTTGTCGAAGCGCTCCGCGACGGCAACGCAGCGGTCAGGAATAACGCGGCATTTGCGCTTGGCATGATCGGCGCTTCCGAAGCAGTCCCTGAGATTAAGCCGCTGCTCAAGGACCCTGAAGAATGGGTGCGCAAAAGCGTTGCAAAGACATTGGGAATTCTCCGTGCATATGGGGCTGTTGACGAACTCGTTGCAGCACTGAGCGATCCTTCCTATATGGTGCGTAAGAATGTTGCCAGAAGTCTTGGTCAGATCGGTGGAGAGACCGCAGAGAAGGCTCTTGAAAATGCGGTCTCCGACCCGGACCTCATTGTAGCGCATACGGCCAAAGAAGCCTTGGAAAAGCTGCAAAAAGCGTGA
- a CDS encoding amino acid ABC transporter ATP-binding protein codes for MITVRDLHKAFGEQQLFRGINLEINKGEVVVCIGPSGSGKSTFLRCINGLEYFEKGEILVDSLELHSINRVRPSREDLEAIRRIRLKVGMVFQQFNLFPHMTVLENIIEAPMSVLSVNKEAATEQAVSLLRRINLESKINSYPDQLSGGEQQRVAIARALAMKPEAMLFDEPTSSLDPEMVGEVLGVIKGLVNEGMTTIIATHEMGFAREVADRIVVFDKGEIVEIGAPEEIFANPKAERTKTFLSRVLKI; via the coding sequence ATGATCACGGTCAGGGATCTGCATAAGGCCTTTGGCGAGCAACAGCTCTTCAGGGGTATTAACCTTGAGATCAACAAGGGTGAGGTGGTTGTCTGTATCGGCCCCTCAGGCAGCGGCAAGAGCACGTTCCTGAGATGTATCAATGGCCTCGAATATTTCGAGAAGGGCGAGATCCTGGTCGATTCCCTTGAGCTGCATTCGATCAACAGGGTGAGGCCTTCCAGGGAAGACCTTGAGGCAATACGCCGGATACGGCTCAAGGTCGGCATGGTTTTTCAGCAGTTCAATCTTTTCCCTCATATGACTGTGCTTGAAAATATTATCGAGGCTCCCATGAGCGTTCTCAGTGTGAACAAAGAAGCGGCCACTGAGCAGGCAGTATCGCTTCTGCGGAGAATAAATCTTGAATCAAAGATAAACAGCTATCCTGATCAGCTCTCGGGTGGTGAACAGCAGCGGGTTGCAATTGCGAGGGCCCTTGCGATGAAGCCAGAGGCAATGCTATTTGATGAGCCTACATCCTCCCTTGACCCTGAAATGGTCGGCGAAGTGCTTGGGGTCATAAAGGGTCTGGTGAACGAGGGCATGACAACGATCATTGCAACGCATGAAATGGGTTTTGCACGCGAGGTCGCTGACAGGATCGTGGTATTTGATAAGGGCGAGATCGTTGAGATCGGCGCACCTGAAGAGATCTTTGCCAATCCGAAAGCAGAACGCACAAAGACCTTTCTCAGCCGGGTGCTGAAGATCTAG